TGGGACTCCTCACTGGAATCCCTGTCTCCACCCTCGCCTCTTGCAGTTTATTTCCCAAACAAAGCGGCAGAGTTGCTCTTTCCAAACTGCAAACCTGGGCTCGCTTCTCCCTGCATTTCAGTGATGGGTCACTGAAGATCATTGAGCCCCATTTTCTCTTTGTGACCTGCCTGCCATCTGTCTTCCGCAATCTTATAAGCCACCCTATTTCTCTTACAGGTATGTCCAATCTACAGCCCTCAGGGGGTCCCATGCATCCCAGAGGAGCTACGAATGTGGTCCAGTATATTTGTAGAGGACATCATCATGTGACAGTATAGAAAGACTGGATAGCCCCGCATTTCTAGAGGACTTTCCGCCTCAGCCCCGCTGAAATTCTTACAACCTCATCAGACTCTTGGAAAAGCGTGCCCTTGCATGGCTCCTGACCCTCTCAACACCATACAATTAGGCTTCACAGCCTCGGAAGGCCTCAAAGCTACTCCAAGGGAGGATGAGTCCCAGGCTCCCCTGTAAGACCGTCTTCCTGTGCAGTGCATGTATCTTGGGCTACTTTTCTATCGTCCTTGTCCTCCAGCACTGTGATTACACATGTATAGACTGTCTGCTACCCCTCTGTAGGGAATCGGGAAGCCAACACTGCCGTGCTCCGGTCCCTGGTCCCCGGCAAACAGCAGGCACCTGATAAATGTATGATACATGTATATTAAGGAACTGATGCCTGGGAAAGTGCCCGAATAAATGATCTCTACTAAGGTGAAGAGAGCTGGCCTGGAACAGGAGGGGGGACGGATAGAGAAGCAGGCAATCTGGGTGCAGACCAGCTTAGGGCAAGTGTGGTCATGGCCAAAGGGCACGGTGTACCCGGGAATGTGAATGGTCCCAAGGTCACTCACATCACCACTACAACCCTTCAAAGGGTGTCTAAGGCAACCTGGCAACTCACTTGCCCCTACCAAGGGCTGGGCTTTGTAGCATCTCCTTAGACCCCTGCTTTTATGTCCCTAGCCATCTTTGGGCTGGGGATCCCCATCTCCTCCTATAAAACCTCCAAGTACCTCTTCTCACGTGCTCCTTTGGCACCTTTATGATGTGTGTCCTTTCTTCTAGAAACATCCCTTCCACCTTCTTGGGCTCTGGCTTATGGGTAGCTTCATCCGCACAGCGACAGGTGTACTTCCCAAGAAGACTGTGCTCAGCACCTAAGCATGTCCTTACTGGCTTTGAATCCAGCCTCCACCACTTAGCTTTGCCGTGATCTCAGAGCTGAATAACCCTCATTTACTAAGTGGAGGTACTCAGAATATCTTCCTGCTAAGGCAGTTGTGGGGATCTGATAATACGTGCTGGTCCCAGTGCCCACCCCAAAAGGACTAGCATGGATAGTCTCATTAGAAGGAAAGGTTTTCCTTGGCCTCCAGTcctcttgttgtttgtttgttttgtttttcgagacagggtttctcttcgtagctttggtgcctgtcctggatctcgctctgtagcccaggctggcctcgaactcacagagatccgactggctctgcctcccgagtgctgggattaaaggcgtgtgccaccactgcctggccctttctCTTTACCTACCAGCTATCTCGCTCTTTCTTGTCACTGTCCCTCACcccctttttcttgttttctgcccTCAGTCCATACTGCCTTCCTACTCACAACCCTGAAGTCACCCATCAGGTCATCAGTTGACACTAGTCACCAAACCCAGCAGTCacatctctgccttcatcttgTGACCTCTCAGCTGCTTCTGCACAGACAGCCACATCCTCTTACCCCGCCCTGCCtgaacttcttcctttcccatctcctcgcTGGCTCCCCCTCTGCCCAGCTTCATCCTTGGGGTATTTCTCTCCTCTGGTGTCTCATCTCATCCTGTTGCTTTAAATAACAACCCCATGACCATTTCTCACCACCCTGGTGAGATGTACTTGACTGACCACTTTCTCCACGTCGTCATTGTCGTCATTGTTAGACGTACCAACCTATTTCCCTCCTGGCCGACCCAGACTTAGGCACGATCGTATTCGAGCCTGGTGTCAAGGCGCGGCAAGCCTGTATAGCTCCGGCctctaaggaggctgaggcaagagggtcaccTGAGTTTTAGAGCAGCCTGGGTGGAGtagcaggaccctgtctcaaaagaaaacaatgtaggTGCTACTTATTATCCCCCCATTCTCTTGGCTGCTGTCGTGGAACCCACAAGCAACCCCTGAATCTTGAAGCCACCCTTGTCTTGTCTCCACACCTGCACAGTGGAAGGATGTTCCACATGAGGAGGCAGTCTGTTCAAAGTCCAGAAGAGACATCCCAGGGCACAAGCAAGTGCCAGGAAGGGCGGCTGAGGCCGCAGCACAGAGGGACAGGAAGCTCGGCAGAAAAGTGACGGGAGAGGGATCTGTACATTTAGGGGGGCTTTGCTGGGCAGCATAGGTGGACAGAGAGGGGCAGTAAGGAGACTGAGGATGGGAGAGGGCAGAGCTGAGTTGGGGGTTCTAAGGGAGGCGATAGAGATGGGCAGAGACTAGAAAGCCTTGGACAATGCTCACACAGCGGGGAAAaccacagaacacagagaaaaaaaaggaaaggatcGTGGGGGCTTCTTCGCAAAGCCCAAGGGTAGGAAGAAAAAGCTGGGGCCATTGGTTTGGGAAGGGGTAGCCTGGGTTCTGGAAAGGGGCTAGCCTGGGTTCTGGAAGGGCGGGAGTTTTCCGCCTGTTTCTCTCCTGACCCCGCCATGCCAGGGTCATGGAGAGAAAGAACTTGGAGGACTTTCATAAACTGGCTTCTGGGGTTCCTAGGCTGGATGCAGGGAGGAAGAGGTTTGGGGAACCCTTTCTGGGGCAGGGGATGCTGCTCTGATGGGTCAAGAGAAAGCTCAGAGGTAGAGATGGGGGTCTCACCTGCCTGCGCTCCATCCTGTCCCGGCCGTGGATGAACTGTGAGACACAGGAAAGGGTTGGTGAGCCTTGCTCTGCCCCTCTGCCACCGCATTCCCCTTCGTAGAGGGCGACATACCTTCATAATGGGCCGCCAGAGCTCGACGAAGAACCCGAGGTTTCCGGCCTTTAGAAGCTAAGAATAAAGAGAGATTAGCAGAGAGACCTCTCTGGAGACCCAGGAGCCAGccccccagcctctctccctgCTCAGGACCCTGGCAGGGAGTTGTCCAGTGTTATCCAGACTCCCAGCCATCATACTTCAAGCCTCATCTTCCTTCATAAACAGTGACAGCACAATTTATCATCCAAATTGGGATACTTGTGAGAGCAAAAGGTGGCTATTAATTAATAATCACACTGGAGGAGGGGGTGCAGCTTGGTGGTGgggtgcttgcccagcatgtaacaggctctgggttctatctccaccaccacacagacacagacagacagacacacacacagacacacacacagacacacatacacacacagagacatggacacacacacacacacacacacacacacacacacatacatacacaccccaaACTGAGATATCAGGTACAAACCAGGACAATTTCATCCATCTGAACTTGGATATATAGTAATGTACCCTTGATTCATAGAAGTCTTTGCTTAGGGATGCCCAGGCCTCAGACTCTTCCACCTTGTCCTTGGAGGCTCCAGGAGTCTTTCAAACTCCTGGCCATTTGTGGTAGGGTCCATTGGAAGCAAGTCCATATAGCAAAAGCAgctttggaaggcagagctaaaATTCCTAGAGCCCATTCTCAGCTGTTAAGCTGTCTGACTCTGTGTCTCCTCCACGCTCCCTGTCTCAGTTTCTCTAAGAAAACAGTGGTTTTGGTCTGCTCATTTCATAGACGGTTGTGAAGGACAAAGCAGTGAAGGAACCAATGACTTCCCAAATTTGTCACTCCTGAGATGGGACACAAGGATGATGCTCACCACTTCTTCGATGCCGGACTAGTcgttccaagaaaggcaccacATCCTGGCTTCCCTCTGTCTGGGGATTCAGTTCCTAGGAATCAAGGGCAGGGCTCAAACAGGACCTCCCAGAGACAAAAGCCATAGAGGGCCTGCCAGAAGAACCATTATAACACCAGTAACAGACACAAATCCTCGGGGTTGGCTAAACCTGGGTAGTGAGGCTGGGGAACCAGACTGACAGACTTTAATGCCTTCAGCCTCAATCAACAGACAGCCTGCACCCTACtgacacactacacacacacacaccacacacacacacacacacacacacacacacacacacacacacacacggaggtggggcagaggcagacagcatGTGTACATAGGTGATAGTATCGTTCATAGAGCCTCTGCCTGGTGTTAGGCTCAGATTTCTCAGTCTCACCTCACTCACAGCCAATCAGCACTTCCCACTCAGGTAGCACACCGCTTACTTTGTGCTAAGAGTTACCTCCTTACACCCAGATCAccctctcacacacagacatacccatGTGGGCTGGTTCACTCTGCACACTCAGTTGTAAACTAGTGCACACGCGATAGTCTTCATGCACATACAGCTgaatgcacacaccacacacacacacacacacacacacacacacacacacacagctgtcacAGCCAGCCAAAGCCTCAACTGGGGCACATTTTTCCATGCTGGCATCCGGCGCACAGCATCCACACCTACTCACAGCGGGCTCCTGGTGGTCCTCTGCTGTCAGCTCCTCCTGAGACGGCTCCTGCTGGGAAGGAGGCAGCGTCACCCCGTCCTCTTGACATCTTATCCTCCACCCCTTCTCTGATCCCCTGGCCCTCTGCCCTCCTGGCCCCCATCTGCTTCTCTGCACTTTCTGCTCCTAATATGCTCAGAGAGGGGTATGCTGAGGGCCTCACCTGGGCAGACAGCGTTGCCCAGCTTCCCAGGCTGACCACGACCagcaggaggccaaggcaggccaGCGCCAGGCCCAGGCTCAGCACCAGCGGGGCCAGCAGGGCGGTGCCCGGCTCCCCCCGGCGCCCCCTCCGCCTCTGGCTCCGACGGGCGGCCATGGGGGCGGGGGGCTGTGCCTGCCTCACCGCCCCCCCATCCCAGGACCcaagggatggggagggggagccGGTGGGCGGATCGGgccaggggagagggaggggccaGGGAAGCGGGCcggaggggggagaaggaggacAGGAAGCCGGACACTGTGTGATTAAACTCCAGCCTCCCCAGAGTGCAGTGCAAGAAGCAAGCGGTGTCCAGCGCCCCGTCGCCTGCGACCGCAGTGGCACCCCAGGCCTAGGCCTCTGAGAGCCAGGGAAAGCAGAAGTGGACGGGCATCCACCCAGGCCTGCGTGCCAGGGATGGGGACCGGGCTCTGGACCCAAGAACCCAGCACCCGCCCCTCTgttctgggccctcccacagctatcattaatcaagaagacGCCCCCAGTGGGactgcctacaggccaatctaatggaggcattttctcagttgaaattccctcttccagatgactctaacttgtatcaagttgacagatcTAACCAGCACACCACCTCCTTCCCAGCATAGATCACGAAAAAGGAGATTCTTCACATCGCGGCTTGAAATGAGGAACCGCCAACTCTGTCAGTGTCTACTCTAACGTCTTTTAGTTCTTTCtcagttttatttggtttttaggTACTTGTGGCATCGTTTCACAGGGGTCTTACTTCTCTGTACCACCCCAGTTTTCCCATGTGCGCGCGGGGAGTGAGCACTTTTTCTTATAGCTGTGAGGGCTTCTAATGATATTTGTGGCCATGTGACCACTGGTTATCTCCCAAAAGTATTAcactaaaatattatatatttttcttaaaaaaaacaaaagataaaaaaagatttcttatttttaattgtgtgtgtgtgtgcatgcaggtagcctcagaggccagaggcacctGAGTCTCTGGGACCCGACTTAACAGTGATTGACAGCCATTTGATGTGgatgccaggaaccaaactctggtcctctggaaaagcagcaagtgctttatcttttttgtttgtttgtttgtttgttgggtttttttgtttgtttgttttttgagacagggtttctttgtgtacttttgcgcctttcctggatctcgctctatagaccaggctggcctcgaactcatgaagatat
Above is a window of Onychomys torridus chromosome 8, mOncTor1.1, whole genome shotgun sequence DNA encoding:
- the LOC118589108 gene encoding tumor necrosis factor ligand superfamily member 12 isoform X1, which gives rise to MAARRSQRRRGRRGEPGTALLAPLVLSLGLALACLGLLLVVVSLGSWATLSAQEPSQEELTAEDHQEPAELNPQTEGSQDVVPFLERLVRHRRSASKGRKPRVLRRALAAHYEVHPRPGQDGAQAGVDGTVSGWEEAKINSSSPLRYDRQIGEFTVIRAGLYYLYCQVHFDEGKAVYLKLDLLVNDVLALRCLEEFSATAASSPGPQLRLCQVSGLLPLQLGSSLRIRTLPWAHLKAAPFLTYFGLFQVH
- the LOC118589108 gene encoding tumor necrosis factor ligand superfamily member 12 isoform X2, whose product is MAARRSQRRRGRRGEPGTALLAPLVLSLGLALACLGLLLVVVSLGSWATLSAQQEPSQEELTAEDHQEPAELNPQTEGSQDVVPFLERLVRHRRSASKGRKPRVLRRALAAHYEVHPRPGQDGAQAGVDGTVSGWEEAKINSSSPLRYDRQIGEFTVIRAGLYYLYCQVHFDEGKAVYLKLDLLVNDVLALRCLEEFSATAASSPGPQLRLCQVSGLLPLQLGSSLRIRTLPWAHLKAAPFLTYFGLFQVH